Proteins from one Rhodohalobacter mucosus genomic window:
- a CDS encoding 6-bladed beta-propeller codes for MKIKTSFQVLLVIAIWICTFAGCKKVQTENELVRETENEYLNSLLGGAPVQLIDLDKSNADSLHIDEQNILGMESIEDFPFPLDLYGVNGMIAIGDKVYVAAQRHNNIWVMNKSGVWIRKVGREGRGPGEFRNLRSLNKNNHSIYSMDVGNQRVFVYDYNLNFKNSLDAQFTWPENNMAVDDVYLYLPSDLSSEYLIEIRDANAPFNQKGTFVPRLIPNGMQPFAYNLYKITANHNELIAFGYTGLPYVFIFDKTLKHILTLVLKSETFNEFENPPVRPVRGSENDIYRVNLFFEGLFLMENGSLYIAQQPFLHRLNWNGEQFDVMQSWRFTYSEPDENEDSVRTIYVHDVIAETNVMYLSSRLSPYVFRIYLN; via the coding sequence ATGAAAATAAAAACATCATTCCAGGTTTTACTTGTAATTGCAATTTGGATCTGTACATTTGCCGGATGTAAAAAAGTACAGACTGAAAATGAATTAGTTCGGGAAACAGAAAATGAATATCTGAACTCATTATTGGGGGGAGCACCGGTACAACTCATCGATCTCGATAAGAGTAATGCTGACTCGCTACATATAGATGAACAGAATATCCTGGGAATGGAAAGTATTGAGGATTTTCCATTTCCTTTAGACTTGTATGGTGTTAATGGGATGATTGCGATTGGTGACAAGGTATATGTGGCAGCACAGCGCCATAACAATATTTGGGTAATGAATAAAAGCGGGGTATGGATTAGAAAGGTAGGTCGGGAAGGACGAGGGCCCGGGGAGTTTAGAAATCTCAGATCATTAAATAAGAATAATCACTCTATTTATTCAATGGATGTCGGAAATCAGAGAGTCTTTGTATATGATTATAATCTTAATTTCAAAAACTCCTTAGATGCTCAGTTCACATGGCCTGAAAATAATATGGCGGTCGATGATGTATATCTATATTTACCATCTGACCTTTCAAGTGAATATTTAATTGAAATACGTGATGCAAATGCGCCATTTAACCAAAAGGGAACATTCGTACCACGACTTATCCCAAATGGGATGCAACCATTTGCATACAATTTATACAAGATAACGGCCAATCATAATGAACTGATTGCTTTTGGATACACAGGTCTTCCCTATGTTTTTATTTTTGATAAAACACTTAAACATATTTTGACCCTTGTTCTTAAATCTGAAACATTCAATGAGTTTGAAAATCCGCCCGTTAGGCCTGTCAGAGGCAGTGAGAATGATATTTATAGAGTGAATCTTTTTTTTGAAGGTCTATTTTTAATGGAAAATGGATCTTTGTACATAGCGCAGCAGCCTTTTTTGCATCGATTAAATTGGAATGGAGAACAATTTGATGTTATGCAATCCTGGCGGTTTACGTATAGTGAACCTGATGAAAATGAAGATTCGGTACGAACCATATATGTTCATGATGTGATCGCTGAAACAAATGTGATGTATCTTTCTTCCAGACTGTCTCCATATGTTTTTAGAATATATCTGAATTGA
- a CDS encoding GxxExxY protein — protein MSDIIEKYFPLRSKTKLIIETGIEIHRKLGSGFLEIVYKDAFEYEFNSQNIPFERERKYQIRYKSTILPHKFYADFVVFDKVILEIKAKEDIAPEDMAQTINYLKCSGCKVGLILNFGKSRLDIKRVVF, from the coding sequence ATGAGTGACATTATCGAAAAATATTTTCCGCTCAGATCAAAAACAAAGCTCATCATTGAAACGGGAATTGAGATCCATAGAAAACTGGGCAGTGGTTTTCTAGAAATTGTATATAAGGATGCATTTGAATATGAGTTCAATTCACAGAACATTCCTTTTGAGCGAGAAAGAAAGTACCAGATCCGATACAAGAGTACCATTCTTCCGCACAAGTTTTATGCTGATTTCGTGGTATTTGATAAAGTGATCCTGGAAATAAAAGCTAAAGAAGACATAGCACCTGAAGACATGGCACAAACCATCAATTATCTGAAATGTTCAGGATGCAAAGTGGGTCTCATTCTGAACTTCGGTAAGAGTAGGTTGGACATCAAACGAGTAGTATTTTAG
- a CDS encoding DUF4105 domain-containing protein — protein MRKIRFRHILLTLLLVVPLVLVVTVLTKTASNDREWSPDQQILAYAEFAADADSDSVTIRNIRNSRYRSPDDYVVSHYDRTVSLGDLVSLDYMVEKLEGFPGFAHTLLSFGFADSTYIAISVEIRKELGESYHPLSGMMREYELMYVIADERDVINLRANYRGNTVYLYPIEIGRASLTNLFLSMLERANGLRENPEFYHTLTSTCTTNLARAASETTEERFWMYHPQILLPGFSDRLLLKRSLIQTGLTDIDDVREAFMINAQAESHRDSEGFSLGIRNLSN, from the coding sequence TTGCGCAAGATTCGATTCCGACATATTCTCCTGACCCTGCTGCTGGTTGTCCCTTTGGTTCTGGTCGTTACCGTTCTGACGAAAACAGCTTCGAACGACCGCGAGTGGAGTCCCGACCAGCAGATCCTGGCCTATGCGGAGTTCGCCGCTGATGCCGATTCGGATTCGGTAACCATCCGCAATATCCGCAACAGCCGTTATCGGAGCCCGGACGACTATGTTGTTTCGCACTACGACCGCACGGTGAGCCTGGGCGACCTGGTTTCGCTGGATTATATGGTGGAGAAGCTGGAGGGGTTTCCGGGGTTCGCGCACACGCTGCTATCATTCGGTTTTGCGGACAGTACGTACATAGCCATCTCCGTAGAAATACGTAAAGAATTGGGGGAGAGCTACCACCCGCTCAGCGGTATGATGCGGGAGTATGAGCTGATGTATGTGATTGCGGACGAGCGGGACGTGATCAACCTGCGGGCCAACTACCGGGGGAATACCGTCTATCTCTACCCGATTGAGATCGGCCGGGCGAGCCTGACCAACCTGTTTCTTTCCATGCTGGAGCGGGCCAACGGGCTGCGTGAAAACCCGGAGTTCTATCATACGCTTACCAGCACCTGCACCACCAACCTGGCCCGGGCGGCCTCCGAAACCACGGAAGAGCGCTTCTGGATGTACCACCCGCAAATTCTGCTCCCCGGCTTCTCCGACCGCCTCCTGCTCAAACGCAGCCTCATCCAAACCGGCCTGACCGACATCGACGACGTGCGGGAGGCGTTCATGATCAATGCACAGGCAGAGAGCCACCGGGATAGTGAAGGTTTTAGTCTTGGAATAAGAAATCTGAGCAATTAA
- a CDS encoding carboxypeptidase-like regulatory domain-containing protein, protein MIYVVKDIRYILTVLFVFIVLIAISERGTAQDAEEGVTHITGLVVDEATGEPLQGVNVYLSFTTQGDATDEDGRYSFRTPLTGNFELVFSMIGFEMQKRSISIREDSGTLQFNAEMTEDPVELGEVEVRADNSEWLRNFAQFKEEFLGTTSNASDAEIENRWMIDFDRNDDGELVASAEEPVRILNHALGYELTADLDDFSWNLFEGTGQYRVTVRFEEMETESGRQARRWRRARENAFEGSLRHFLLSLYEGELSQNQFELVRMNTQRETRIYSVGRNRLISTLRSHGLDQSLAVQGVKGFVLREPVDVLIGREEYLNDTRERARLVPLRQDQVFFVMPDGTLADLSSVGIELYWATRRMADMVPFDYKP, encoded by the coding sequence ATGATATATGTGGTAAAAGATATCCGGTACATCCTGACAGTGCTTTTCGTTTTTATCGTGCTGATCGCTATTTCGGAACGGGGAACGGCGCAGGATGCCGAGGAGGGAGTTACCCATATCACCGGACTGGTGGTGGATGAGGCAACCGGTGAGCCGCTTCAGGGGGTGAATGTTTACCTCTCCTTCACCACGCAGGGCGATGCCACTGATGAAGACGGCCGCTATTCGTTCCGCACTCCGCTCACGGGCAATTTTGAACTGGTTTTCAGTATGATCGGATTTGAGATGCAAAAACGGTCCATCTCCATACGGGAGGATTCGGGAACGCTTCAGTTTAATGCGGAGATGACGGAGGATCCGGTGGAACTGGGCGAGGTGGAGGTCCGGGCCGACAACTCGGAGTGGCTGCGCAACTTTGCACAATTCAAGGAAGAGTTCCTGGGCACAACGTCGAATGCCTCCGATGCAGAAATTGAGAACCGATGGATGATCGATTTTGATCGCAACGATGACGGCGAACTGGTTGCTTCGGCAGAGGAACCGGTCCGTATTCTGAATCATGCCCTGGGGTATGAGCTCACAGCCGACCTGGACGATTTTTCCTGGAATCTCTTTGAAGGTACCGGCCAGTATCGCGTTACGGTGCGGTTTGAAGAGATGGAGACAGAATCGGGCCGTCAGGCAAGGAGATGGCGCCGTGCCCGGGAAAATGCGTTCGAAGGATCGCTACGCCATTTTTTACTGAGCCTCTATGAGGGGGAGCTGTCGCAAAACCAGTTTGAGCTTGTTCGCATGAATACGCAGCGGGAGACCCGGATCTATTCGGTGGGGCGGAACAGGCTGATTTCAACCCTGAGGTCGCACGGGCTGGATCAATCGCTGGCAGTGCAGGGTGTAAAGGGATTTGTGTTGAGGGAGCCTGTCGATGTACTGATAGGCCGTGAAGAGTATTTGAACGATACCCGTGAACGGGCCAGGCTGGTGCCTCTGCGGCAAGATCAGGTTTTCTTTGTGATGCCCGACGGTACGCTGGCCGACCTCTCCTCGGTGGGAATCGAGCTCTACTGGGCCACCCGCCGCATGGCCGACATGGTGCCATTTGATTATAAACCTTAG
- a CDS encoding penicillin acylase family protein: MPKYLSLILSSLLLIAVVWLLSMPLGPLPPAGSFFHPVQGFWANAETQPVTGLIEFPESAVSAPVEVYYDERGVPHIFAENDEDLYFAQGYVTARDRLFQMELQIRGAGGMLAEWLGPDLVEYDRNQRRLGMLYGAESAMEEIGNHPEIASAIQAYADGVNAFISSLRYETYPIEYKLLNVEPAEWRPLNTALLLKYMTQMLAARNSDVATSNTLARFGEEFVDNYLSERPDLMDPIIPPDTPWNFNPVPDIPVAPDTLYQPSFSDPIELWQPDRLNGSNNWVVDGSKTAGGYPILSNDMHLNMSMPSIWYEVQLQTPDHNAYGVSLQGTPTIIVGFNERIAWGSTNTGADVMDWYEITFRDENRSEYLHDGEWKPVESRLEIIQVNGAEAVIDTLLFTHHGPVYQTREPLPPGRTIQRDHALRWIGHDPSNELLTFYKLNRAENYEDFHEAFRTYKAPAQNMNFASVEGDIAMQTGGVFPLKWRHQGRTVGDGSDPRYDWHGFVPYDHNPRALNPDRGYLSAANQFPAAESYPYYLGDDFAPFERGRRINDLLAEMDEITVDDFREMLMDSYSYHAELALPVMLEALMESVETVENLPMAGLLDQLASWDFMNHGDEIEPSVFYIWWGHLYDAIWGSKYDLEHAMRRPDRDITADLLVQNPESVLFDDPSTDSRESLADLAHSSYREAIRELRNRYGDDPQSWQWSRVNNTTLNHIAQINGFEIPDLSTDGGRESINAIRGSHGPSWRMVVELDPEGVRGYGVYPGGQSGNPGSRAYDQFVETWRTGELYELDFMREKPVNNEGYELVIRFE, from the coding sequence ATGCCCAAATACTTATCACTGATCTTATCATCTCTCCTGCTCATCGCAGTTGTATGGCTGCTCAGCATGCCGCTGGGTCCTCTGCCGCCTGCAGGATCTTTTTTCCATCCGGTTCAGGGTTTCTGGGCCAATGCGGAAACGCAGCCTGTCACCGGACTCATTGAATTCCCGGAGTCCGCGGTTTCTGCTCCCGTTGAGGTGTACTATGATGAGCGCGGGGTCCCACACATCTTCGCTGAAAACGATGAGGATCTCTATTTTGCACAGGGCTATGTAACCGCGCGCGACAGGCTCTTCCAGATGGAGCTGCAGATCCGCGGTGCCGGCGGCATGCTGGCCGAATGGCTCGGACCGGACCTGGTTGAGTACGACCGAAACCAGCGACGTCTGGGCATGCTTTACGGTGCGGAAAGCGCCATGGAGGAGATCGGCAACCATCCCGAAATCGCCTCCGCCATTCAAGCCTATGCGGACGGTGTAAACGCCTTCATCAGCTCGCTTCGGTATGAGACTTACCCCATCGAGTACAAGCTCCTGAATGTGGAGCCGGCGGAATGGCGGCCTTTGAATACCGCCCTTCTGCTAAAATACATGACCCAGATGCTGGCCGCACGCAACAGCGATGTAGCCACCAGCAACACCCTGGCACGTTTCGGAGAGGAGTTTGTTGACAATTATCTGAGCGAGCGGCCTGATTTGATGGACCCTATCATTCCTCCGGATACTCCGTGGAATTTCAACCCTGTACCTGACATCCCCGTTGCCCCCGACACCCTGTACCAACCCTCGTTCAGCGATCCCATAGAGCTGTGGCAGCCCGATCGTCTCAACGGCAGCAACAACTGGGTGGTAGACGGATCCAAAACAGCGGGCGGCTACCCGATTCTGTCAAACGACATGCACCTGAATATGAGCATGCCGTCTATCTGGTACGAAGTCCAGCTGCAGACGCCCGATCACAACGCTTACGGTGTGAGCCTGCAGGGCACACCCACCATCATCGTGGGCTTTAATGAACGCATCGCATGGGGATCCACCAACACCGGCGCCGATGTGATGGACTGGTATGAAATTACGTTTCGTGATGAAAACCGTTCTGAATACCTTCATGATGGGGAGTGGAAGCCCGTGGAATCCCGTCTTGAGATTATTCAGGTAAACGGAGCGGAAGCCGTTATCGATACCCTGCTTTTCACCCACCACGGGCCGGTGTACCAGACCCGCGAGCCGCTGCCGCCCGGACGCACCATTCAGCGCGACCATGCCCTGCGTTGGATCGGGCATGACCCCTCGAACGAACTGCTGACCTTTTACAAACTGAACCGGGCCGAAAACTATGAGGACTTTCACGAAGCGTTCCGAACGTACAAGGCACCGGCACAAAACATGAACTTTGCATCGGTCGAGGGCGATATCGCCATGCAGACCGGCGGTGTTTTTCCCCTTAAATGGCGACACCAGGGGCGCACGGTGGGCGACGGGTCCGACCCACGCTACGACTGGCACGGGTTTGTACCGTACGACCACAATCCGCGCGCGCTGAATCCGGATCGCGGCTATCTGAGCGCTGCCAACCAATTTCCAGCAGCCGAATCCTATCCTTACTACCTGGGAGATGATTTCGCCCCGTTTGAGCGCGGCCGCCGCATAAACGACCTGCTGGCGGAGATGGACGAGATTACGGTTGATGACTTCCGAGAAATGCTGATGGACTCCTACAGCTACCATGCGGAGCTTGCTCTTCCGGTGATGCTGGAAGCCCTCATGGAGTCCGTAGAAACTGTCGAAAACCTGCCCATGGCCGGGCTGCTTGATCAGCTGGCTTCCTGGGACTTCATGAACCACGGGGATGAAATTGAGCCCTCTGTCTTCTATATCTGGTGGGGACATCTGTACGATGCGATCTGGGGCAGCAAATATGATCTGGAACACGCCATGCGCCGGCCCGACCGCGACATAACCGCGGATCTGCTGGTGCAGAATCCCGAATCGGTCTTGTTTGATGATCCGTCAACGGATAGCAGGGAATCATTGGCAGACCTGGCTCATTCCTCCTACCGCGAGGCCATTCGGGAACTGCGCAACCGCTACGGGGATGATCCCCAAAGCTGGCAGTGGAGCCGCGTGAACAACACGACACTGAATCACATTGCACAGATCAACGGCTTTGAAATCCCGGATCTGTCGACCGACGGGGGCCGCGAGTCGATCAACGCGATACGCGGCAGCCACGGGCCCTCCTGGCGAATGGTGGTGGAGCTGGATCCGGAAGGCGTTCGGGGGTACGGCGTCTACCCCGGCGGACAGAGCGGCAATCCGGGTTCCAGGGCATACGACCAGTTCGTGGAAACCTGGCGAACCGGAGAGCTGTACGAACTCGATTTCATGAGGGAAAAACCGGTTAATAATGAAGGATATGAACTTGTGATCCGGTTTGAGTGA
- a CDS encoding amidoligase family protein codes for MPKSSFNIPPSTTNPSGEERTVGYEFEFTGVEMPEAGGIIQSLYGGKLREISTYEYAVEESRFGTFKLELDAQLFREKKYEKVLKSVGVDLASFKNIDSIEDALKDLASSVVPFEIITPPMPLSDMDELNLLVDRLREMKAKGTGSSFIYAFGMHINPEAPELSAGSILNHLRAYVLLDPWIRKDAAINMSRKITPYINSFEEDYIDHILQPDYQPGMDQLIRDYIGFGNSRNRALDLLPLFMHIDDILTSSLIEETLTRSRPTYHYRLPNCSLEDPEWSIASEWNRWVFVETMAADKKMLDRYSRARLRLKRESMVRFEHKWLQLMTRWAHEIH; via the coding sequence ATGCCCAAATCAAGTTTCAACATACCGCCCAGCACAACAAACCCCTCCGGTGAGGAGCGGACGGTGGGCTATGAATTTGAATTTACCGGCGTGGAGATGCCGGAGGCGGGCGGCATCATACAGTCGCTCTACGGCGGCAAGCTGAGAGAGATCAGCACCTATGAATACGCCGTGGAAGAATCGCGGTTCGGCACCTTCAAGCTGGAGCTGGATGCACAGCTGTTCAGGGAGAAGAAGTATGAGAAAGTGCTGAAATCGGTGGGCGTGGATCTGGCATCTTTCAAAAACATCGACTCTATCGAGGACGCGCTGAAGGATCTCGCCTCTTCGGTGGTTCCCTTTGAGATCATCACCCCGCCCATGCCCCTTTCCGATATGGATGAACTGAACCTTCTTGTTGACCGCTTGCGGGAGATGAAAGCCAAGGGCACCGGAAGCTCCTTCATCTATGCGTTTGGCATGCACATCAATCCGGAAGCACCGGAGCTGAGCGCAGGCAGCATCCTTAACCATCTAAGAGCCTACGTACTGCTAGATCCATGGATCCGGAAAGATGCGGCTATCAATATGAGCCGCAAAATCACGCCCTATATCAACTCTTTTGAAGAGGATTATATTGACCACATTCTTCAGCCTGACTATCAGCCCGGTATGGATCAGCTGATCCGCGACTACATCGGATTCGGCAACAGCCGGAATCGCGCGCTCGACCTGTTGCCGCTTTTCATGCATATCGATGACATACTGACCTCATCACTGATTGAGGAAACGCTAACCAGGTCAAGGCCAACCTACCACTACCGTCTGCCAAACTGCTCACTTGAAGATCCCGAATGGAGCATTGCATCGGAGTGGAACCGATGGGTTTTCGTGGAAACCATGGCTGCGGATAAGAAGATGCTGGACCGTTACAGCCGCGCACGGCTCCGCCTCAAGCGGGAATCGATGGTCCGTTTTGAACACAAGTGGCTTCAACTGATGACCCGATGGGCACATGAAATCCATTGA
- a CDS encoding gamma-glutamyl-gamma-aminobutyrate hydrolase family protein has protein sequence MKSIESKPLIGITGPDHGGGAAWFFTAVSVILAGGLPERITPSRPADPERLDGLILGGGADVEPKKYGQELLEKAVLVKNRRTVFEWLLSILFFPVYWIIRYFRHTKSAAIDLERDALELTLLEDALEKGKPVLGICRGMQLMNVHFGGSLHQDIRGFYIEQPQVTSIFPKKRVVIQENSRLEELLQTNVCNVNALHNQAIDKPGKGVEPVAHELYTDIVQAIEHPGYPFAIGVQWHPEYLIQISRQRNIFRELVRCARKV, from the coding sequence ATGAAATCCATTGAGAGCAAACCCCTTATCGGAATCACAGGACCCGATCACGGCGGCGGTGCGGCCTGGTTTTTCACAGCCGTCTCGGTAATTCTGGCCGGCGGGCTTCCCGAGCGAATCACACCCTCTCGGCCGGCCGATCCGGAACGTCTTGACGGCCTGATCCTGGGAGGCGGAGCCGACGTGGAGCCCAAAAAATATGGCCAGGAACTCCTGGAAAAAGCGGTATTGGTTAAAAACAGACGAACGGTTTTTGAATGGCTGCTCTCCATTCTCTTCTTTCCGGTCTACTGGATCATACGCTATTTTCGCCATACCAAATCGGCTGCCATTGATCTTGAACGCGACGCCCTCGAACTGACCCTGCTGGAGGACGCTCTTGAAAAAGGCAAGCCGGTTCTGGGCATATGCAGGGGCATGCAGCTCATGAACGTCCACTTTGGCGGTTCCCTCCATCAGGATATCCGAGGATTCTATATCGAGCAGCCGCAGGTTACCTCGATCTTTCCAAAAAAAAGGGTCGTTATTCAGGAAAACTCCAGGCTCGAAGAGCTGCTTCAAACCAACGTCTGCAACGTCAACGCCCTTCACAACCAGGCCATTGATAAACCAGGAAAGGGTGTGGAGCCTGTTGCGCACGAACTCTACACCGACATCGTACAGGCCATTGAGCACCCCGGCTATCCATTCGCAATCGGCGTACAGTGGCACCCGGAGTACCTGATTCAGATCTCGCGGCAGAGAAATATCTTCCGGGAGCTTGTAAGGTGTGCGAGGAAGGTGTGA
- a CDS encoding M48 family metallopeptidase, whose protein sequence is MNIYTIIILAAIVAEFLLSVVANALNLKSLSKELPGEFEDVYDEDTYARSQQYTRENTRFGFIAGTFNLAVLIAFWFAGGFNWLDQWARSFGYGEVITGLIFIGVLVIGRSLLSLPFSIWSTFVIEERYGFNQTDAKTFVSDLLKGLMLSILIGAPLLAGIIAFFVYGGQWAWVWAWLAVTAFSMIMQYVAPTWIMPLFNKFEPLGDGELRQAIEEYAEKVDFPLQGIYVMDGSKRSSKSNAFFTGFGKNKRIALFDTLIEKHTTEELVAVLAHEIGHYKKKHIVKNMVITVLHTGIMFALLSLFLQVPALFDAFFMEQMSVYAGLLFFGLLYSPVESILGIFMQRLSRKHEYEADRYAANTIEKPEEMVNVLKKLSKDNLSNLTPHPFYVFLNYSHPPVLRRIEEIRSAWS, encoded by the coding sequence ATGAACATCTACACCATTATCATACTGGCCGCGATTGTGGCTGAGTTTCTTCTCAGCGTCGTCGCAAATGCGTTGAATCTGAAATCGCTGAGCAAAGAGCTTCCCGGTGAGTTTGAAGATGTGTATGATGAGGATACTTATGCAAGGTCGCAGCAATACACCCGTGAAAATACAAGGTTTGGATTTATTGCGGGTACGTTCAACCTTGCCGTGCTGATTGCATTCTGGTTTGCGGGCGGGTTTAACTGGCTCGACCAGTGGGCACGATCCTTTGGGTATGGTGAAGTAATCACCGGACTGATTTTTATCGGTGTGCTTGTTATCGGCAGGTCGCTTCTTTCCCTGCCGTTCAGCATCTGGTCAACATTTGTGATCGAGGAGCGATACGGATTCAATCAGACCGATGCCAAGACGTTTGTATCCGATCTGCTGAAAGGTCTGATGTTGTCGATACTGATCGGGGCGCCGTTACTCGCAGGTATCATCGCGTTTTTTGTGTATGGAGGTCAATGGGCTTGGGTATGGGCATGGCTGGCCGTAACAGCGTTTTCAATGATCATGCAGTACGTGGCTCCCACCTGGATTATGCCTCTTTTCAACAAGTTTGAGCCGCTGGGAGACGGCGAACTGCGTCAGGCAATCGAAGAGTATGCTGAAAAGGTAGACTTTCCGCTGCAGGGCATTTACGTGATGGACGGATCGAAACGATCATCCAAATCGAATGCTTTTTTTACAGGTTTTGGAAAGAACAAGCGCATAGCCCTGTTTGATACGCTGATCGAAAAGCACACAACAGAGGAGCTCGTCGCTGTACTTGCCCATGAAATTGGGCACTACAAGAAGAAGCACATTGTAAAAAACATGGTGATTACGGTACTCCATACCGGGATCATGTTTGCACTGCTCTCACTCTTTCTGCAGGTGCCTGCGCTCTTCGATGCGTTCTTTATGGAACAGATGAGCGTCTATGCCGGCCTGCTCTTTTTTGGATTACTCTATTCACCGGTGGAGAGCATCCTGGGGATTTTCATGCAGAGGCTGAGTCGCAAACACGAATATGAAGCCGACCGCTATGCAGCCAACACCATCGAAAAGCCGGAAGAGATGGTGAACGTGCTCAAAAAGCTCTCAAAAGACAACCTGAGCAACCTTACGCCCCATCCGTTTTACGTGTTCCTGAACTATTCCCACCCGCCGGTGCTTCGGAGGATTGAAGAAATACGGAGTGCATGGAGTTAG